A window of Citrus sinensis cultivar Valencia sweet orange chromosome 7, DVS_A1.0, whole genome shotgun sequence contains these coding sequences:
- the LOC102609509 gene encoding tyrosine decarboxylase 1-like has product MGSFGLSANNITHGTSFSADLEPKSFSDESKAVIDFIADYYKNIEKYPVQSKVEPGYLSARLPDTAPHSPESLDDILKDVTDCILPGLTHWQSPNFFGYFQANASTAGFLGEMLCSGFNVVGFNWLASPVATELESIVMDWMGKMLKLPSSFLFSGTGGGVLHGSTCESLVCTLAAARDKALEKLGGGFDNITKLVVYASDQTHFALQKSAKLIGIPPANFRPLPALTRTSFSTEFSLSPDTVRAAIEDDIKSGHVPLYLCATVGTTGAGAVDPIEELGKIANEYKLWLHIDAAYAGSACICPEYRRYLNGVELADSISLNPHKWFLTNMDCCCLWVKHPSFLVDSLSTESDIMRNRSPASNTSTNAAPVIDYKDWQIPLSRRFKALKLWTVIRKHGYSGLMYHIRSDVSMAKRFEAMVAKDERFEIVVPRKFALVCFRLKPKRESEGSELNRELVDALNGSGRAFLTQAMLDGVYVIRCSIGTTLTQDRHVDDLWKLIQEKADRLLSLQEPEHASR; this is encoded by the exons ATGGGAAGTTTCGGTCTCTCAGCAAATAATATTACACACGGCACCAGCTTCTCAGCAGATTTAGAGCCAAAGAGCTTCTCTGACGAATCGAAAGCTGTTATCGATTTCATTGCTGATTATTACAAAAACATCGAGAAATACCCTGTTCAAAGCAAAGTAGAGCCTGGTTATTTGTCGGCTCGGTTGCCTGACACAGCCCCGCATTCCCcagagtcattggatgatattcTAAAAGATGTCACCGACTGCATCTTACCTGGCCTCACTCACTGGCAAAGCCCCAATTTCTTTGGTTATTTCCAAGCAAATGCAAGCACTGCTGGCTTTCTTGGTGAGATGCTTTGTTCGGGGTTCAACGTGGTTGGCTTCAACTGGCTCGCTTCTCCGGTAGCAACTGAACTCGAATCCATTGTGATGGATTGGATGGGGAAAATGCTCAAGCttccttcttcatttttgttttccgGAACAGGTGGTGGTGTCCTGCACGGAAGCACTTGTGAATCCCTCGTTTGCACTCTGGCAGCTGCAAGAGACAAAGCATTGGAAAAACTTGGAGGAGGCTTTGACAACATTACTAAGTTGGTTGTTTATGCCTCCGATCAAACACATTTCGCTCTTCAGAAATCTGCCAAATTAATTGGTATCCCTCCAGCAAATTTTCGGCCTCTCC CTGCTCTAACACGCACATCATTTTCAACTGAGTTTTCGCTGTCACCAGATACGGTTCGTGCTGCTATCGAAGACGATATCAAATCTGGCCATGTTCCACTTTACTTATGTGCTACTGTTGGGACAACCGGTGCAGGAGCGGTGGATCCCATTGAGGAGCTCGGAAAAATTGCAAACGAATACAAACTGTGGCTCCATATCGATGCGGCTTACGCTGGTAGCGCTTGCATTTGCCCTGAATACAGGCGTTACTTGAATGGAGTTGAGCTTGCTGATTCAATCAGCTTGAATCCGCATAAATGGTTCCTCACTAACATGGACTGCTGTTGTTTGTGGGTCAAGCATCCTAGTTTCCTAGTGGATTCATTATCCACTGAATCAGATATTATGAGAAACCGATCACCAGCTAGCAATACTAGTACTAACGCTGCGCCTGTTATCGACTATAAAGATTGGCAAATCCCTCTTAGCAGGAGATTCAAAGCTTTGAAGCTATGGACTGTGATTCGCAAACATGGCTACTCTGGCCTTATGTATCACATTCGCAGCGATGTGAGCATGGCTAAGAGATTTGAGGCAATGGTCGCCAAAGACGAGAGGTTTGAGATAGTAGTGCCTAGAAAATTTGCACTGGTTTGCTTCAGGCTGAAACCGAAGCGAGAATCCGAGGGCTCAGAATTGAACCGTGAGCTGGTTGATGCTTTGAACGGAAGTGGAAGGGCTTTCTTGACACAAGCAATGTTGGATGGTGTTTATGTTATACGCTGCTCCATCGGAACCACGCTCACTCAAGACCGTCATGTCGATGATTTATGGAAGCTCATTCAGGAAAAGGCTGATCGGCTGTTGTCATTGCAGGAGCCGGAGCATGCAAGCCGCTAA
- the LOC102620806 gene encoding protein FAR-RED IMPAIRED RESPONSE 1-like encodes MNLQIDLNTNLDECGNVIDGNVVNENTVDDKDGKNLEPYTGLEFDTQDDAYSFYLRYAKCTGFGISKKSSRRSKLSGEFIDAKFACTRYGIKRESTAINQRPCLKVDCKALLHVKRNSCGKWYVQNFIKEHNHELYPSHAHYFPCHRSIAFSNTHSINMLHAVGVGTNKIFAAIARKNGGYENIGYTEKDIRNHLDKERRLALELGDARAMLNHFMQMQEENPNFFYAVDLDEEQRLKNVFWVDATSREDYKIFGDVVSFDTTYITNKYKMLFAPFIGVNNHFQSILLGCALLADETTSTFVWLMQTWLRAMGGKQILDPQISSTKGAPKRMKKGIEKCKKRILNTNSRKEHSAIRDENVIDLCDTQDCLQELVGIYSNNKISGHFKIIKKLSRQRQGFVL; translated from the exons ATGAATTTACAGATtgatttaaatacaaatttggATGAGTGCGGCAATGTGATTGATGGAAATGTGGTGAATGAAAACACGGTGGATGATAAAGATGGCAAGAATTTAGAGCCTTATACTGGGTTGGAGTTTGATACACAAGATGATGCATATTCTTTCTATCTAAGGTATGCTAAGTGTACGGGGTTTGGTATCTCAAAGAAATCCAGCCGTCGATCAAAGTTATCGGGAGAATTTATTGATGCAAAGTTTGCATGTACAAGGTATGGAATAAAACGGGAATCTACTGCTATCAATCAACGACCATGTTTGAAAGTAGATTGCAAAGCTTTGTTGCATGTCAAAAGAAACTCTTGTGGCAAGTGGTAtgttcaaaatttcataaaagagCATAACCATGAACTTTATCCTAGTCATGCACATTATTTTCCATGCCATAGAAGTATTGCATTTTCCAATACACATAGCATTAATATGTTGCATGCAGTTGGTGTTGgtacaaataagatttttgCTGCAATAGCCAGAAAAAATGGTGGATATGAAAATATTGGGTACACAGAAAAAGATATTAGAAACCATTTGGATAAAGAACGTCGACTAGCATTAGAATTAGGTGATGCTAGAGCAATGCTTAACCACTTTATGCAAATGCAGGAAGAGAATCCTAATTTCTTTTATGCAGTGGACTTAGATGAAGAACAGAggttaaaaaatgttttttggGTGGATGCAACTAGCAGAGAGGATTATAAGATTTTTGGAGATGTTGTTTCCTTTGATACTACATACAttacaaacaaatataaaatgctGTTTGCTCCTTTTATTGGtgtaaataatcattttcagTCTATATTACTTGGATGTGCATTGCTTGCGGATGAGACTACGTCGACATTTGTTTGGTTAATGCAAACATGGCTGAGGGCTATGGGTGGAAAGCA AATACTTGATCCACAAATATCAAGTACGAAAGGAGCTCCTAAAAGAATGAAGAAAGGAATTGAGAAATGTAAGAAAAGAATACTCAACACCAATTCGAGAAAG GAACATTCAGCCATAAGGGATGAGAATGTTATTGATCTTTGTGATACACAAGATTGCTTGCAAGAACTA GTTGGAATATATTCAAACAATAAGATCTCTGgacactttaaaattataaagaagcTTTCAAGGCAAAGGCAAGGTTTTGTTCTCTAA
- the LOC107176344 gene encoding uncharacterized protein LOC107176344, which yields MSVSMEALAMAGADCYEWGMDVEEWEREDIELEPPPHLLADEEEKEEYLSTASHFSEDNDTVDAVAADCDKIPSDGRSMRGQNEMAMMVIVMVKAIIKLLINVGMDTHYSNQ from the coding sequence ATGTCAGTTTCAATGGAAGCTCTAGCAATGGCAGGAGCTGATTGTTATGAATGGGGCATGGACGTAGAAGAGTGGGAGCGGGAGGATATTGAATTGGAGCCGCCGCCGCATTTGCTCGccgatgaagaagaaaaagaagaatatttgAGCACGGCAAGCCATTTTTCTGAAGATAATGACACTGTTGACGCCGTTGCCGCAGATTGCGACAAAATACCCAGTGATGGAAGATCAATGAGGGGCCAAAATGAAATGGCCATGATGGTAATCGTAATGGTGAAAGCCATTATTAAACTGTTGATTAACGTGGGGATGGATACCCATTATTCAAATCAGTAG